A single genomic interval of Eurosta solidaginis isolate ZX-2024a chromosome 3, ASM4086904v1, whole genome shotgun sequence harbors:
- the LOC137243443 gene encoding LYR motif-containing protein 2: protein MTKIAKTALNLKQFMLRQEVLKLYREIFRTIRLVPDKSNQRELRDWARHDFRLHSEQSDELAIKMMLQYGRRSLTELQTSLDLSGLSDKKVAPAKTKNSKETRSKN, encoded by the exons atgacaaaaattgcaaaaacagcTTTAAATCTGAAGCAG TTCATGCTGCGCCAGGAGGTGCTCAAATTATATCGAGAAATCTTTCGCACCATACGACTTGTGCCTGACAAAAGTAATCAACGAGAACTGCGCGATTGGGCACGTCACGACTTTCGCTTGCATAGCGAACAATCAGATGAATTGGCTATAAAGATGATGCTACAGTATGGGCGCCGTAGCTTAACGGAGCTACAAACTAGTTTAGATTTGAGCGGCTTAAGTGATAAAAAAGTAGCGCCTGCAAAAACTAAGAACAGCAAGGAAACGAGGAGCAAAAACTGA
- the S2P gene encoding membrane-bound transcription factor site-2 protease, with the protein MDPWIFLSVIVILYCMCFFIDRLFKSCMHYPYDAFLKNTGLTVQFMRLRWHTTAFNRAMLRWGNNSGWMRLWLIRSYTVGVLVALSLLPIGIILLFITIFNNESNNTVDGGSVGNGVNGENSMLQNAPKVEILLPGVNLPLEEIGYYTLTLLLCTIVHEFGHALAAVQEDIPVIGFGFQLYLCLPFAYTEISTEHLNALKWFKKLRIICAGVWHNFIFACFCYLLISTLSYVAAPFYTMDHGVVVTEMTRNSPLLGAAGKGLMAGDVVTQINDCEVNTETDWYTCLLRSLRGTRLGYCVSHDFIRYNDESIEIAHHSADGMLQCCDERNEKLCCFESVAEGLHSLETAELTDAVEHAQIPQHVCLDVRRTLEDSHGFCSSSSKNGKTNDVSFCESGFCLRPLLHNTSTILNFKRTAYKANSQSTKLRDVIYIGHPSDVSITVHISPFVPRQSYVSPQWGDSYALFLKYNVIFSFGQALLNAIPCFGLDGYHITSTIVHSFLVQRIAERPKRDFIALLVAGTGTLLFGTALLKVLWMSVIRSVY; encoded by the exons ATGGATCCATGGATATTCCTCAGCGTAATCGTAATACTCTATTGCATGTGCTTCTTCATTGATCGTCTTTTCAAG AGCTGCATGCATTATCCGTATGATGCATTTCTGAAAAACACTGGATTGACGGTACAATTTATGCGCCTGCGTTGGCATACGACTGCCTTCAATCGCGCTATGCTACGATGGGGTAATAACAGCGGCTGGATGCGTCTATGGCTCATACGCAGTTACACAGTTGGTGTCTTGGTTGCTTTGTCATTATTACCAATAGGAATTATTTTACTATTTATAACGATATTTAACAATGAAAGTAATAATACTGTAGACGGTGGTAGCGTTGGTAATGGCGTGAATGGCGAAAACAGTATGCTACAAAATGCACCAAAAGTTGAAATATTATTGCCTGGAGTGAATTTACCACTCGAGGAAATCGGTTACTATACCTTAACGTTGCTGCTGTGCACAATAGTGCACGAATTCGGTCATGCATTGGCAGCGGTGCAAGAGGATATACCAGTGATTGGATTTGGTTTTCAA TTGTATTTATGCTTGCCGTTCGCATACACCGAGATCTCTACAGAGCATTTAAATGCCTTGAAATGGTTCAAAAAGTTGCGTATCATATGCGCTGGAGTTTGGCACAATTTCATTTTTGCTTGCTTCTGCTATCTTCTAATCTCCACACTGAGCTATGTTGCTGCACCCTTTTATACTATGGATCATGGCGTTGTTGTGACTGAAATGACACGCAATTCACCGTTACTCGGTGCAGCTGGTAAGGGTCTCATGGCTGGTGATGTAGTTACGCAAATCAACGACTGTGAAGTAAATACAGAAACCGATTGGTATACATGTCTCTTACGTTCATTACGTGGTACACGCCTTGGTTATTGCGTTTCTCACGATTTTATACGTTACAATGACGAAAGCATCGAAATTGCACACCACAGCGCTGATGGCATGTTACAATGCTGCGATGAACGTAATGAAAAATTGTGTTGTTTCGAATCGGTAGCTGAAGGTCTTCATAGCTTAGAAACTGCAGAGCTTACAGATGCAGTGGAACATGCGCAAATACCTCAGCACGTTTGTCTCGATGTACGTCGCACGCTGGAAGACTCGCATGGCTTTTGCAGTAGTAGCAGCAAAAATGGCAAAACAAATGATGTCAGTTTCTGTGAGAGTGGTTTTTGTTTAAGGCCATTACTTCATAATACAAGcacaatattaaattttaaacgtACTGCATACAAGGCTAATAGCCAGTCTACGAAATTGCGTGATGTTATCTACATTGGTCATCCATCTGATGTTTCTATTACTGTGCACATTTCACCATTTGTTCCACGTCAATCGTACGTATCGCCACAATGGGGTGACTCCTATGCTCTCTTCCTTAAATATAATGTGATTTTCAGTTTTGGTCAGGCACTTTTGAATGCCATACCATGTTTTGGTCTCGATGGCTATCATATTACAAGCACCATTGTACATAGTTTTCTAGTCCAGCGTATCGCTGAACGCCCAAAGCGCGATTTTATTGCACTACTTGTTGCTGGCACTGGCACGCTGCTCTTTGGTACAGCGTTATTGAAAGTCCTTTGGATGAGTGTGATACGTTCAGtttattaa